A stretch of DNA from Drosophila virilis strain 15010-1051.87 chromosome 5, Dvir_AGI_RSII-ME, whole genome shotgun sequence:
TCTCCAAAAGGGTGCAGTGGAGACTGCGCCGCATACACAAAACGTACAATCTGGACGGCCTCGAGTACTATCATCCTGGGGTTTTGCATCGAATTGATCGGACCAAGACGTATACGCTTAATATGAGTGAGTTTTGGGTGCGTTTGGAGCCGTATATCCATAAGGTAAGTCACAAAATTACAATTATAAgcaaatttataaaatcatATTGGCAGATCTTTGTGGTATTCCTATCACGCACCAATGGCGAGGAGCAGCGTCTTTGCTATGCCAGAAGCTTGGCAAGAGTGCGCGGCAAGCATATGGAGCTGGAGCAATTAAGGATGCCTGTAAGCTATTGAGATGTACATAGAATCTATATACATTTGAGACTTGGACTAATCAGTTTTCAATTATGACAGCTAATCACAAACGATGAAATTGGCCGCGTTCTAACAAACATATTGCTTGAAATCGAGCACAATGGACTGGAGAATTATGTGGCCATTGTTGTAGCTAAGCAGAAACTGCACATGCAAGCGCTGCGGGAGGTTGCAATGGTAGCTAAACAACCGCTGCCACAGATCGTTTTGGATGCGTGCCACCTGCATAACTCCTTTGAAAAGCTATTCTGCGCGAAATCTGCGCGCTGTTTGCACCGGCTGCAGCATGAGCTATTTGTTAAGAGCACCTATACGGAACAGCTGGACGAGCTGCGTAAAAACTACACACAAAATGTGTATGCTGATGGTCTACTGCAGGAGTTTATAAAGCCCCTGCCAGAAGTGTTGTTAGCCATGTGGAAGATTGAGGAACATAGAGACAAAACCATTTCATTGGCTCGCTTAAATAACGAAAGGCTAAATGCATATAGCGCACAAGTTCAAATGGATCTGGCGCCCATTACATTTGAGGAGTGCTCAGCTGGCGCTGGCCTCTTGCAATTGATACTCTTCGACGCCTTGTGGTGCCTTGGCGATGCACATGAAATAGAGCAAAATAATGCTATTGCCATACTTGAGCCTCAGCTGCCAGATGAATGGCTGCCCTTATTGAACTAAGGGCTTATACatatgcctatatacgaaAGTTTAACGACAAACGTCAAACGCATATAAACTTTATGATCTTTATTGTGGCAAATGACGTCAGAGGacaaatatcttaaatatcTTCTCCaattttttgcaattgaaGTGTGCTGCCTAGATCTTTTAATGTGATATCCTCCAAGCTCTTTTTCGTTTCACCAGTCTCCGTTTTTACttcatcaaatattttcaaatgtttgGCATGATACCAAACCACAATATTCATGAAACCACCCATCAGTATAAAAGAGCCAGCCGCAAGATTCAGCGCATATCTAGAAAACACAATTGATTaatgcaacacacacatattcaagTGCTTATAATTCTTACCTTAAAGACTGCGTATCATATATCCAGCAGTTACCCTTATTGCTGCACGTCTTGCCCCAGACTAAGCAATACTTATCTATCAGCCAGCCGTAGAAAATAGGACTCGGAATGAAGCCCAACAAAGATGCTACCATGCTGCCTACACCTAAAGCAAAACTTTTGTCCTCAGGTGGTATGCAACGCAAGGCTATAAGCAAGTTTGTGGATTTACTGGAGGCGCCGACTAGCTTGAGGAAACACATGACGCCCAGGAAGATGAGAAACTGATGGAAACAATCAACATGGCAAGCTCCATCCACTGCATATTGTAGCTGAAAAAGAGGCCAATAAGTTAAGAGATAAGACTCCATCCTTGGTGCTGCTTACCTCGGAACCACCTGTTTTGTTTATTGGATTTATACAATCACAGCCTGTGAACAAGGTGCGTCCCAGTTGATCCTTGGTTTTTTCGGTGCAGCCGGCATGACAGGCGGATATATAGGTGACATTCTCTGGACTGCAGATCGGAGCGTAGTGTACGTATTCACAGTGGCAAGAGGCGATGCAGCTGTCGCTGGTCGCCATGGAACTCAACTGATCGCTGCCCTCGCAGCTAATGAACACATAGAGCAGAATGCCAGCCACGGTCAAGAAATCCACAGTTGCATTCCAAGCAGCCATTGCCCTTGCACTGGGCTTATATTTGGACACTAAGTAGCCAGAGAGGAGTACGCCCACAGCTGAGAAGCCTAGAGCTACAGTTCCAGTAGCCATAGTAGCCACGGAGGCCGACTGCTGATACTGCGTCTCAATGTACTTCGGCGTGAATATCCAATATACCATGTAGCCAAAGAAGTACAGGATTGAAGCGCACGTATTGTATACGTATACCTTGTTGGTTGCTAGGAGTTTTACAGATTGCCACATGTCGCTCAATGAGTGATCCTTGTGTTCGATTGGATTTTGCTTGCCAGCTCTTTCCAATTTTAGGCGTCTCGCTTTTGAGCTGGGCAGCTCCTTGGGAAACAGACTCATTAGGATTGCAATCACAAATGTGATAGCTGCCAAAATAAGCCAACCCAGCCACCAGGCGCCCAACCATCTGGGATCTTCGATCTTGATTAAGGGCTCCGCTGTGGGATCAATATACCAACGTAGGCAGAGCGAAGCTAAGGAATATCCAATAGCAGGACCCAACATGCGTAGAAATGTGGAGAAACCTAAAGGGAATCGGAAAGTGAGTAGTTCCAATCCATATTTATtcccaaaaagaaaactgtGGGGGAAATTCTAGTCATAAATTTATGGACTTACTCAGCATGGCTGGCGTTTTGGACTTGGTGGTGTTATCATCCATGTAGGCCAGGCCCACAACAAGAAAAAGCGCCTGTCCAATGCCCAATATGAATTGTGCCAGAAATAATATGAATTGAGGTACCCAAACACTATCCTCCTGTATGCAGCTGGAATCCTCCGACATGCAAAGTTTGTGGTCTCTGTGTGCCCTGTTTAAATTTCCAGTTAGATTTTGGTAGTCTCCATAATCACGAGTCAGCTTCAACGCATCCTCGCCAGCGCCATAGATAAAGTGCAGCGAGCAGTTCAATAAGCAAAATATAACGATCGTAAATAGACCTAAAAAGGGGGCTTGCTTTAAAAAACTGATGAACCCTATTGATTATGGTTAAGCTAACCGAAGCCCATCCAGCGTGGTCGATGTACTTTGCGTAGATAATAGCCTGTTAGGGCCGAGGCAAACATGGTGCTCATATCGTTGCCAACCGAGATGATGCCCAGCGTTTTTGTTGGTATCTTATAGCGCTTCTCCAATGTTGTAATTGTGCCATTGAAGTAGGCAAAGCACATGGCCATAAAGCAGCCAGCTATGCCATATATGGTTACATACATGGCTTCCGTGGCACAGCTAAAATGGGTCTGTGTAAAATTCGTTAATTATAGGTAGATTTTCAGAAATACCTTTGCAGAAAGGCTCCCCTGAATATCCAGAAACCGCACGTAATATCTTGACTATCATCTTCTGTTTCTAAAGCTGAAATCTTTGTATCCTTGAGCTCCTGTTCCTTCCTTTCTATAGCTGATTGCTTGTCATTATCTGCTAAAAATGGGGACACCTCACTCTGATTCTTATTATCGACGCTCATACTGGACTTGCTCCATTCAAGCGCTCGACTGAACTGAGCCTTATTCGTGCTACAAATTCATATGAGCTTACATTTGTCTCGACATTTAACGTCAATAAAACTAAGAACCTTCAGATTACGCGGCTGCAGTTTATGAATGTTACAGCTTAACTCCCGTCATGATAAGACCTTTGGCAACCTATGCAGCACACAGATAAAAcgataatataattattttatctaAGCGTATCTCGTTTCTCTATCTACCAAATGAATTTCATCAATTCCTTCAACAAGTTCTACTAAAAGCTACCTGTTAAGATTCAACAGCTCAAACATTTACCTTCTTCAGAATGTGTACCAATACCATATTTTTATCGTTGTTTTCACAGATATAAAGATTGAGTTATTTTCAAAGTAATCTCGTGGATATGTGCTATCCACAAGCGAGCAGGTCTTTAAAAAGTAAGGAGcgattttttcttaatttcctTTAAGTTTAGGCttcaaatttacaaaaatgcagaacaattttaatatttcattcatttgataatttattgaaatattttgttaaaaatcGGTTCTTcttaaaatgttgtttaatAAGTCTCATAGAGTTAATTCGTGTTTAAAATTCAAAGATAACATTGATCTTAAAGTTCTTCCGTTTCTTTGGATACCTTAACTACTTGGAATTTGGACGTAAGGTTGAAACTGTCTGCCTTACCATCCGATTTATCGGTTTCCTTTTGTTCCTCATCGAATATCAGAAGGTCCTTGGCATGATACCACACGCCAATATTTAAGAGGCCACCCAATAATATGAAAAAGCCTGAAGTTAGGTTGAATGCATACCTGAAAGTTAGTTAAATGTAGGATTAATTAGAAtaattgcatataaatgaaagACTTTACCTTAAGGAATGCGTGTCATAAAGCCAACAGTTGCCCTTGTTGCTGCAAGTTTTGCCCCACACCAAACAGTATTTGTCCAAAAGCCAACCAAAGAAAATCGGACCAGGTATAAAGGCTGTCAGCGAACCAATCAGGCCACCCAGACCCAGAGCAAAGCTTTTGTCCTCCGGCTCTATGCAGCGCAGTGATATAAGAAGATTGGTGGATTTGCTGGTGGCACCGACGAGTTTCAGGAAGCACATGACTACCAGAAAGACGATGAACTGTCTAGTGCAATCCACAGGACAGGCACCATCCAATGCATACTGAAACTGTAAAGCACAAACAATAAGAGTTGCAAAAGCTAAGCAGCTCCTTCCACATGTGCTGCCTACCTCGGAACCACTTGTTGTATTCGTTGGATGTAAGCAAGCACAGCCTGTGAACATGGTGCGTCCCAGCGGAGTCTTGCTGCTGCCCGTGCAGCCGGCATGACAGGCGGATATATAAGTAACATTATCCGGACTGCAGATTGGTGCGTAGTGCACGTATTCACAGTGACAGGATGTGCTGCAGCTGTCGCTGATCGCCATGGAGCTTAGCTGATCGCTGCCCTCGCAGCCAATGACTACGTACAGCAGAATGCCAGCCACGGTCAAGAAGTCCACAGTCGCATTCCAAGCAGCCATGGCCCTTGCACTGGGCTTATACTTGGACACTATGTATCCAGAGAGGAGTACGCCCACAGCTGAGAAGCCTAGAGCCAAGGTACCTGTAGCCATGGTGGCCATTGATGCCGATTGCCTATATTGGGTCTCAATATACTTTGGTGTGAATATCCAGTAGGCCAAATAGCCGAAGAGATAGAAACTGGTGGCGAATGTGTTGTACATGTAGACTTTGTTGGCTGCCAAACGTTTTATGGAGCGCAACAAGTCGCTTATGGAGAGGTCCTTGTGTTCCTTGGGATCTTGCATGCCAGTCGCTTCCAATTCTAAACGTCTCGCATTCGCGCTGGGCAGCTCCTTGGGAAACATGAACATAAAGAAGGCAATGATAAAGGTAATGACAGCTAGTATAAGCCAGCCGAGCCACCAGGCGCCCAACCATCTGGGATCTCCGGGCTTGATCAGGGGCTCCAAATTCGGTTCTATATACCAACGCAGGCAGACAGAAGCTAGAGAATAGCCAATGGCCGGTCCCAGCATGCGTAGGAAAGCGGATATGCCTGAAGGAAGGGAAGGGTTCTATTAGAATGGTTGTAACAAAATGCAAGGATTAGTTGGTC
This window harbors:
- the LOC6636367 gene encoding solute carrier organic anion transporter family member 74D, yielding MSLDKKQEQAEGLPFLGDASAKSNNGKPPKEKPHKDIRCGFWIFKGSMLQRLATEKLFVVIYGIGGCFLSMSLAYFNGTITTLEKRYKIPTKMSGMIIVGNDISMMITSVLAGYYIHKGHRARWIGFGFFTIFIFCLLTCSLHFIYGAGEDALKLTRQYGDFKNISEYLTTAHKEQKLCMTKESGCVQQDGTWVPPLVLFVGQFVAGIGISLFWTVGIAYMDDNTSKDKTPALLSISAFLRMLGPAIGYSLASVCLRWYIEPNLEPLIKPGDPRWLGAWWLGWLILAVITFIIAFFMFMFPKELPSANARRLELEATGMQDPKEHKDLSISDLLRSIKRLAANKVYMYNTFATSFYLFGYLAYWIFTPKYIETQYRQSASMATMATGTLALGFSAVGVLLSGYIVSKYKPSARAMAAWNATVDFLTVAGILLYVVIGCEGSDQLSSMAISDSCSTSCHCEYVHYAPICSPDNVTYISACHAGCTGSSKTPLGRTMFTGCACLHPTNTTSGSEFQYALDGACPVDCTRQFIVFLVVMCFLKLVGATSKSTNLLISLRCIEPEDKSFALGLGGLIGSLTAFIPGPIFFGWLLDKYCLVWGKTCSNKGNCWLYDTHSLRYAFNLTSGFFILLGGLLNIGVWYHAKDLLIFDEEQKETDKSDGKADSFNLTSKFQVVKVSKETEEL
- the LOC6636366 gene encoding solute carrier organic anion transporter family member 74D, producing MSVDNKNQSEVSPFLADNDKQSAIERKEQELKDTKISALETEDDSQDITCGFWIFRGAFLQSCATEAMYVTIYGIAGCFMAMCFAYFNGTITTLEKRYKIPTKTLGIISVGNDMSTMFASALTGYYLRKVHRPRWMGFGLFTIVIFCLLNCSLHFIYGAGEDALKLTRDYGDYQNLTGNLNRAHRDHKLCMSEDSSCIQEDSVWVPQFILFLAQFILGIGQALFLVVGLAYMDDNTTKSKTPAMLSFSTFLRMLGPAIGYSLASLCLRWYIDPTAEPLIKIEDPRWLGAWWLGWLILAAITFVIAILMSLFPKELPSSKARRLKLERAGKQNPIEHKDHSLSDMWQSVKLLATNKVYVYNTCASILYFFGYMVYWIFTPKYIETQYQQSASVATMATGTVALGFSAVGVLLSGYLVSKYKPSARAMAAWNATVDFLTVAGILLYVFISCEGSDQLSSMATSDSCIASCHCEYVHYAPICSPENVTYISACHAGCTEKTKDQLGRTLFTGCDCINPINKTGGSELQYAVDGACHVDCFHQFLIFLGVMCFLKLVGASSKSTNLLIALRCIPPEDKSFALGVGSMVASLLGFIPSPIFYGWLIDKYCLVWGKTCSNKGNCWIYDTQSLRYALNLAAGSFILMGGFMNIVVWYHAKHLKIFDEVKTETGETKKSLEDITLKDLGSTLQLQKIGEDI
- the LOC6636365 gene encoding uncharacterized protein isoform X2, with product MELPLSDFSLRDLIRDLYGRALNIKGTKQDLHDRLLTARHEKAEAQAQGYVRPGRPPIAKFGACVQPDDFAEIESMTDDEYAAFSKRVQWRLRRIHKTYNLDGLEYYHPGVLHRIDRTKTYTLNMSEFWVRLEPYIHKIFVVFLSRTNGEEQRLCYARSLARVRGKHMELEQLRMPVSY
- the LOC6636365 gene encoding uncharacterized protein isoform X1; the encoded protein is MELPLSDFSLRDLIRDLYGRALNIKGTKQDLHDRLLTARHEKAEAQAQGYVRPGRPPIAKFGACVQPDDFAEIESMTDDEYAAFSKRVQWRLRRIHKTYNLDGLEYYHPGVLHRIDRTKTYTLNMSEFWVRLEPYIHKIFVVFLSRTNGEEQRLCYARSLARVRGKHMELEQLRMPLITNDEIGRVLTNILLEIEHNGLENYVAIVVAKQKLHMQALREVAMVAKQPLPQIVLDACHLHNSFEKLFCAKSARCLHRLQHELFVKSTYTEQLDELRKNYTQNVYADGLLQEFIKPLPEVLLAMWKIEEHRDKTISLARLNNERLNAYSAQVQMDLAPITFEECSAGAGLLQLILFDALWCLGDAHEIEQNNAIAILEPQLPDEWLPLLN